One region of Pyramidobacter sp. YE332 genomic DNA includes:
- the ftcD gene encoding glutamate formimidoyltransferase: MSVLIECVPNFSEGRRKDVIEAIVAPFKNRKGCYLFDYRADEDHNRLVVSLCGEPNAICDALIEAGRVAVANIDLNTHKGAHPRMGAVDVIPFTPIKGITMDECVELSHTFAQRFYDELKVPVFYYEASSVRPDRTRLEQVRKGQYEALKELVKTDPTRAADVGPNELHPTAGGTAIGARKFLVAFNVNLNTTNVEIAKIIGKRVRASNGGFSCVKGMGVDLPEKGLVQVSMNLVDYEKTAMYRVLEFIRMEAARWGVTVNGTEVYGMIPAGAMLDSAAYYLQVDDFHNEQVLELKLLDLMQQD, encoded by the coding sequence ATGTCTGTACTGATCGAATGCGTCCCCAATTTCAGTGAAGGACGGCGCAAGGACGTCATCGAGGCGATCGTCGCCCCGTTCAAGAACCGCAAAGGCTGCTATCTGTTCGATTACCGTGCCGACGAAGACCACAACCGTCTGGTCGTCTCGCTCTGCGGCGAACCGAACGCCATCTGCGACGCCCTGATCGAGGCCGGCAGAGTTGCCGTCGCCAACATCGACCTGAACACCCACAAGGGCGCGCATCCTCGCATGGGCGCCGTCGACGTGATCCCCTTCACGCCTATCAAAGGCATCACCATGGACGAATGCGTCGAGTTGTCGCACACGTTCGCGCAGCGCTTCTACGACGAGCTGAAAGTGCCTGTGTTCTATTACGAAGCGTCGTCCGTGCGCCCCGACCGCACCCGCCTCGAGCAGGTGCGCAAGGGCCAGTACGAAGCTCTGAAAGAGCTCGTCAAGACCGACCCGACCCGCGCCGCCGACGTTGGCCCCAACGAGCTGCATCCCACCGCGGGCGGCACCGCCATCGGCGCGCGCAAGTTCCTGGTCGCCTTCAACGTCAACCTCAACACCACCAACGTGGAAATCGCCAAGATCATCGGCAAGCGCGTCCGCGCCAGCAACGGCGGTTTCTCCTGCGTCAAGGGCATGGGCGTCGACCTGCCCGAGAAAGGCCTCGTTCAGGTCTCCATGAATCTCGTCGATTACGAGAAAACGGCCATGTACCGCGTGCTCGAGTTCATCCGCATGGAAGCGGCCCGCTGGGGCGTCACCGTCAACGGCACCGAAGTTTACGGCATGATCCCCGCCGGCGCCATGCTCGACAGCGCCGCCTACTACCTGCAGGTCGACGACTTCCACAACGAGCAGGTGCTCGAATTGAAGCTGCTCGACCTGATGCAGCAGGACTAA